TAGTTGCCAGGCAACGTGAAGACATTTTGTCATGGATTATTCCatggtgtctgtctggtctgctcAGTGGGCTATGGTGGGTCGGGTGCTATTGTGGTAGTATGgttcagtctctgtctctcccttctctctcgctccttgTTTACTGAAAAGTCATGTTTAATTCATCTCTTGACAGACTTGGTCTTCACGATGGTAATGGCCTTGTTTGTGTTGGGCCAAGCTGGTGCGTGAGTTGTAATAGAGGTCACAACTGCTTTGGTAAAGGGTGTTTTGACacatttagtcagccacaaatgCAACGTAGCGATAGCGATTTGAGATCAGATCACAAACCAGACAAAAGTGCTCTCTTCGGTAGACTGTTTCATCGGCTAATAAAGCAGAACTTGACACTCCACTTAATGTCTCTTTAATATTAATTTTGTTCCACCCGCCTTTTGTCAGATTGAAATGTTAGGCTAACGATTTTAAAAAACTATCATCTAATCAGAAATTGACTATTGAAAATGCATGGCTGgggagcagtggtgtaaagtacttaagtaaaaatacttcaaagtactacttaagtagtgttTTTGGGCATCTGTACATCACtttaccatttatatttttgacaacttttactttttctCCACTATATCCCTAAAgaaaataaggtattttttactccaaacattctccctgacacctaaaagtactcgttacattttgaacgcttaacaggacaggaaaatggtccaattcatgcatTTATCAAGAgatcatccctggtcatccctacagcctcttatctggcggactcactcaacacaaatgctttgtttctaaattatgtctgagtgccccctggctatctgtaaaaaatatatatatatatattgccgtCTAGTTTGTTTAATATCAGGATTTTAAAAAtgatttgtacttttactttcgatacttaagtatattataCTATAAGTATATTTTAGAAATTGCATTCACTTTTAATTCttatgtatatttaaaaccaaatacttttagactttgaTTCAagaagtattttactgggtgacttttacttttacttgagtcattttctactaaggtatctttacttttactaaagtacgacaattgggtactttttcccaTTGCCGGGGGGTCACTCCAATCAGACCAGCCATAACTCCAGGGGCAGGATTTCAATCTTGAATCAGCAGAAAATAATTGCCACTTAAACAACAACTGGACTGGAGGTCAAGTGAACAATGGGAAACCATTCATTTAACTATTTCAATAGCATGCTGTGCACAGAAGTACAACCATTAACTTGAATTGTCTTGCTTGGCTTCTCATATTACATCCCTGCGTGTACATTACATGTGGATCAAAGTGGAAGTCCTTTGAGGCTTGCGTACATTTAAGGCCCAATTCTGGCGTAAGCATTTTCCCTGACGATTGATTGGCTCACTTTATAATCTTTGCATTCACTGCATGTATTCTTGACTATTTGACATTTGTGTGCATATTCATAGCAAAATGAAATGTGCCATATCAGATCGGTTGGGTAGTACTTTGCAGTGATCTATTTTAACCATAGaaaaatagtttttatttttcAGAAAATCAAAAAGGTATTTTACCACATATTCTGCAAAGAAAATATGAGGTTTATAGCAAATTGATCAGTTAAATGCCTGAAGATCTTTTGACATGTTTTTCTCGAACAAAACAAGCACAATACCTCATGGCAATAGCAGTATTCAGCGCAATATCCATCCTTGTATGTTGCCCCACCCAATGGTAACACAGGAGTAATACATTCATGAGGCTGTCATTACATTGGGATATGTACCCATCCTCTCTTACATGCACTACATAGGGGCAACTGTGAATTTTACAGTAATTTATCGGCAGCTGGTTCGAATCACAGGGCTGACAAGACAAATCTGTCAGAAGTGAGCCGGATGGTTACTGGTGTTACTGTCTGGCTTAGATCCTGGGTCTCCCCTTGCACCACAAGCCTATATGTTAGCCTGCTGCCTGAGAAAGCCTGCAGACTGAGCTTGAAGACCTAAAGCAAGTATTCAGGTCTCAGGCAAAGTAACTAAATTGTGGCTTTGTGCAGGGCCCTTAATCCATCTGCAGCACTACATTCTGTGTAGAACCTGGTATGTTGTCGCCACCCATTGGTAACATATGAGAAATACATTTATAAGGGCTGTCATTAAATTGGAATAGGTATCCaaccaaagatggtggataaatgaagatGTCTTACTCAGGCAGTTTACCATTGGAAATAATGATGAAGATTCCTTTCTGTGTAAGTGGGCGTTCCCTCTCTCATGTGAGCACTGGTCTACTTATTTTGACCTCCCCGCTCTCTCCACCTGCCCCGCCACTACCAGAAAAAAATTGCCAGTAAGTTCTTTCGCTTCTGTGGCACCCGGTCCGTTGGGTGGGGCAATAAGTAGACCAGACTGGCCTTGCACGGCCATCTAGGTATCCAACTATCCATCCTCTCTAACCATGGCAACAGGACAAACACAGGAGATAATATTCAGTCAGTTTTGAACATGCTTCAGTACAATAGTATGTCTGTGTTGGAAGGCCTTTGTGTTATTATATTTGTgttaatacatgttttttttatgaATAATACATAGAGGTTTGGGGTTGTTTTgggtatttacattttttttttaatgtaaaaaaaTCATCCTTAATTGATTATTCCCTTACAGAAAAACCACATGATTTCACGTGAAATATGTGAAAACAAAAATAAGTCATTGTGATACACAGAGTGCTTTTATCATGCAGTGTTTTCAACATATGTTTATTACTCAACGTGTCTTACCTCAGATTTGAATttacaacctcttggttcacagcATTTTGATCTTTCTGCTACGCCACCACGCCTGTGCTAACAACTTATTTCACCTGTATTCTTACACTTTGGAATTAAAAGTGAATCTCAGCTTTGTTAAAAAGAAACTTGATAAAAACGAGTAACATTGAATAATAtaccccaccaacattagacaactatacagcAAACCCTCAAATTGGTGAAATAAGTCAATTAAATCAATGACATGAGAATAGTCCAATTATTTGATAACTAATAAGATGGCACTCTAAGTGCAGAGATGCATTATAGGTAAAGAACTTGTATTGGAATGTCACAATGTGAAGTGttctgtcacgatcgttataaggaatggaccaaggtgcagcgtggtaggcgtacatcatCCTTTAATAAATGAACACCGAACAAAAACAACAGTCTACCAACCGAAGCGTGAAGCTACTGGTGTGCACACAGGCAACTaactgtagacaagatcccacaaacacaatggcgaaaatggctacctaaatatgatcccaaatcagagacaacgataaacagctgtttctgattgggaaccataccaggccaacataaaccAACCATTAATCACGTAGATTatccaccctagtcactatcacgccccaaccaacatagagaataaacagctctctatggtcagacgtgacagtacccccccccccaaaggtgcagaccccgaccgcaaaacctgactcaataggggagggtccggtTTGGCATCTACCCTCGGGGGGCCGTAGATCGTcgcaggaggctccggactgaGAACCCCTGCTGAAGGCTCCGGACCgcagaccgtctcaggaggttctggaCCGCAGACCGTCTCAGGAGCTTCCGGACCGCAGACCGTCTCAGGAGCTTCCGGACCGCAGACTGTCTCAGGAGCTTCCGGACCGCAGACTGTCTCAGGAGCTTCCGGACCGCAGACTGTCTTAGGAGGTTTTGGACTGtagaccgtcgccggaagctctggactgggaactgtcgccagaagctctggactgtagatgcgcactgaaggcctgatgcgtgggaccggtacagttggcaccgggctggtgacacgcacctcagggtgagtgcggggaggaggcacaggacgtactggactgtggaggcgcactggaggcctgatgcgtgggaccaGTACAGTTGGcaccgggctggtgacacgcacctcagggcgagtgcgaggagcaggaacaggacacACCTGACTGGGAAAGcgcacttgagggagagtgcgaggagcaggaacaggacacACCTGACTGGGAAAGcgcacttgagggagagtgcgaggagttggcacaggacgcactgggttGTGAAGatgcactggagacctggtgtgtatagccggcatcaattgTTCCGGAACTTTAACACACATCTCTCATGACGAGTACCTGACTCAGGTGGCACCAAACTGACAACACGTTCCTTTATTCCAAATCCATGCATCCTCCACCAACTCAACaactctcccatttctctctcctccaaattCTCCTTCTcccagactggctctggttcactccTCGGCTCCGCCGTCTGCTCcatgtgcccccccccaaaatgTCTTGGGGTTCCTGTGGCCTACCTCCCCGACTTCGTCGCTGTCCCTCCTTCGCTGCTTccgcctgcttccatggcaggctCTTCTCTCCTGCCATTATGTCGTCCCAAGTCCAGGATGTTCTCTCCCTAATCTCCTCCACAGACAAGGATGCCATTACCTCccgggcacgctgcttggtcagttgttggtgggatcttctgtcacgatcgttataaggaatggaccaaggtgcagcgtggtaggcgtataTTATCCTTTAATAAATGAACaccgaacaaaaacaacaaactacCAAACGAAATGTGACGCTACTGGTGTGCACACAGGCAACTaactgtagacaagatcccacaaacacaatggggaaaatggctacctaaatatgatccccaatcagagacaacgataaacagctgtctctgattgggaaccataccaggccaacataaaccattaatcacctagatgacccacactagtcactatcacgccccaaccaacatagagaataaacagctctctatggacaggcgtgacagtaccccccccccgcccccccaaacctgactcaattgggaagggtccgggtgggcatcttcCGTCGGGGGCGGCTCcgatggtcagggcgtgacatgttCCAAAAACACGTTTTCATATGATTTCGTCTGGAGTGCCTCAATGTATCAGCATTGACATCCAATACTTATTTGTTACCAAGAACATATATCCACACACTCTTGAAATTAAGAGTATGGTTACGGTACAATGTTGTTCCCTGGTTTACAAAAAGGTCAAAGGTACACATAAGGTACCTTCAGAGGTACAAATAGGAATTCACACAGTACTGGTCGGTGCCTTTTAGAGTACATGTGCTGCTAATCTATAAttaacaaaaatagaaatgcaacatgggacaatttctaagattttaccgagttacagttcatatgaggaaatcagtccattgaaaaaaaaaaagaattagtccataatctatggatttcacatgactgggcatggGAGCAACcaataggcccacccacttggcagcctggcccacccactggggagccaggaccagccaatcagaatgagtttttccccacaaaatggctttattacagacagaaatatgagattttttttcagctcatgaaacatgggaccaacactttacatgttgggtttatatttttcTACACAATATATTCAGTATAAGGTACAATTATTACAGCACTGAAATGTAGGTGGGAACAATGTGCTGGCTCGGACTCATTGGCATATTTGGGGGCGTAGTGTACAATATGTTGTTTTTGTGGCAACCATCATTGGAAATGTTGTATGTGTTTAAGTGGTTAATCATCATGTTAATAAAAGTTGTTAAACACCCCTTCTGACACAGTTCATTCTGAAATCTTTATAAGAACCTATGACACTCAGGAGCTGTATTGGTAAGAGAGTAGTGTGCAGTTTAAAGTCTACTGGTTTACAGAAAGCTGACGTGAAGTTAATGATTAGTTGTTTTTCTGAAGTGCAGTAGGGAAGGGCGTAGTACAATGACATGGTGACTAGGTACTGTATTAATTAAATAGTATACAGTTATTTGGTATCACATGCAGTCATGTCAGGCTGGAGAACTGACAGCCCACAAGCACAGAATTATAAACAGAACACAACAGGTCATATTAACTGGGAAGCCATTCCCACTCTTGGGAGACTAAAAAGAGCTCGTTAAAAGCCATGCTTGCAATATTCTGATAGGCTGCCAATTAGCAAGTAATGTTGCTTGTTGTCAACAGAAGAGTCAGAGAAGGCACAATAGGTTACTGGTATGTTACTGTGAATTTGACAATAATTTACTGACATATGGTTTCCAGATAGGAAAAGACAAATTCCAGTAGTGAAACTACTGGACAACAGACAATACCTTTTTTACAGTGACGCTCATCAGTGCCCCAAGCTCTAACAGAATTTGTCAAATAGACCATGTCAAAAGAGACACTCAACTTCCAACAACATTAACTATGAGACAGTTAAAATGCTACAACACTGCCACTGTCGGTAGACACAAATATATTTGACCACGTCCCCAAATATGCTAATGACCCCACCAATACATTGCACCCACCTATCAAAGCGGGGGACTGTTAAAATTGAAATAATGTAAATTATGCATTTTTAAAGTAAAATATTCTGAATGACATTTGACACCTGGATTTTCACATGTACTCAAATGTTGTCACATGCTGAAATTTTGCATCCCCATGTTGCcacatttatttcacatgagATCCTATTACATCATATTTCACGTTATCACATTAGTTGGTTTAAAAAAGTAATCTTTacttaactatgcaagtcagttatgaacaaattcttatttacaatgacaggaaACAGTGGgattactgccttgttcagggccagaacAAGAGATTTTTACCTTAACAGgtctgggatttgatccagcaacctttcaatcACTGGcacaccactctaaccactaggctacctgctacccccATAAAATCATATTAAATTCACATTTTTTCCCATGAGGGTTCATATTGTGGTATGGATTGGAATAATTTCAGTATATGTGGACAGTATCATCACCATAGTGGAATTAATGTTTCAATGTGAAACATTTTATTCCACTCTGGAAAATCCTATTCACCTCTCTGAAGAATCAGTAGTGCTCCACCGTATAATACCTTCCCACATGTTATTACAGAGACTCCTTTACCCAGCCCTCCCCTTGGTGCTTGATCAACCAATCGGATCGTAGTTTTTGCTTTAACAGCCAACCACAAGCCTACCTTGCCCTCTCTTCCTGTTGTTGCTAGAACAGTGATGTCAACTCTCCTGTGAAATTATTGGCTGTGGAGGCTGTGCTGGGTTTCAGGTCGCTGCCTAGGCTGAGCAGCACAAAGGACTGGGGGAGAAAGCTGCATCCATCTCGGCATTGGAAGAATCCACTGGATTGGGAGAAGAAGACCAACGCCACAGGCTCCATTACCCACGTCTGCTCAGAGACCCAGACCGAGACTGCGCACAGCCAGaaaaaaatagagagagatatttcaggatgtagagagagagagagggatagatacagGGAGAGTCATAGATTTAGCACAAAAGAGATAGATAAATATAGATTTGTATATAGACGGGAGGCAAAACAGGGCCGGTGCTACCTGCTGGGAGGTGCAATGAGGCTGTGTTATCGATACTGGCCAGACGCAGGttgcagcaacagcagcagcagcagggcaTTCCTCCGGCTGGATGTCTGTTATTCTGAGGCAGTGCTGTGAGTGGTGCGTAGTACCACCAAATCCAGCACGACTGTGGCGGGGGAGAAAATCTCTGACATGCCCACGGAGATGCTTCAGTCAGAAGGCGTGGGCAAGGATGTCACCCTACCTGCTGCCACAGCCGGCCCGGCTCAACCCGGCGCGGTGCCATTGCGGATCCTCaacaaggggcctgaatacttccGCAGGCAGGCCGCAGAGCAGCACCAACCCCATCGTATGAGCGCCGTGGAGAGGCTGGAGGCGGACAAGGCCAAGTACGTGAAGAGCCAAGAGGTGATCAACGCCAAGCAGGAGCCTGTGACGGCTGCTCTACTCCTGCCCAGCCCTCCTGGACCCCCTGGTGGCCCTGCATATGGTCCCAAGAGAGCTGGCAGCAGCCCTGCCCTCAAAGCCTCCAACAAAAACAACGGTAAATCTGATGTGGGCCAAGCCAAGCGTGCCAACCTCAATTTAGAGATCCTGCGGAATCTTCTCAACAGTTCAGAGAGTTGCATGGCGGGCCAGGGGAATggggagaggagctgggcccCACAGCGCTCCCGGTCCAGCGAGCTTCACCGCCGCTCCTTTGCTGAGTCGCTGCGGGTGTTCCCCACGCAGGGTGCCAACCTCAACCTGAGCGCCAGCCTCCTGCAGGAGCGGCCTGTCGAGGGCCTGCTGCACCTCTCACTCAGCTCCTCAGACTTGCGCTTGCCCCTCCGTGTGAAACCCGGCATTAGCGGTGGCTCCGGCCCGCCCCCGCCATCCAAACCCCATGCCTCTGTTCCCCGGAGACCATCCCTGAACCGATCCAAATCTGACCTGAGTGAGCGCTATGCCCGGGCAGGCGCTGACGTGGAGCGCTTCTTTAACTACTGTGGGCTGGACCCCGGGGAGCTGGAGGGCCTCGGTGTGGTGGAGAGCTTTGCCCGGGCCAACTCGGACCTCCTCTCCCTCAACTTCCGCAGCGCCAGCATGATCAGCTCCGACTGCGAGCGATCGCTGCATAGCAACGACAACCTGACAGACGACGCGGACTCGGCTGAGCGCGTCCCCTACGGAATATCTGCCGTCGAGCGCAATGCACGCGTTATCAAATGGCTGTATAGCATCAAACATGCACGAGAGTCTCAGAAAGTCTCCCATGTTTGAGAGGACTCAAGCTTTATTAGTTCATGATTAGCGGAACTAGCTACaaaaggcattcataacccatccATAAGcactaaataaatataaatactaTATAGGTATTTGATAAACGCTTTGTGATGTATTGAACATAGCATCTTACAGTGCATTTATGTGAAAGTATAATATCATTATTGATATTTTTGAACCATTTGTAAATCAATAGTAAACTATAAATCATCATGTATTATGCATTTGCTTATTTATTAACAGTAAGTTAATACAATTGAATTATTTTTTATTCATTATCATGCCAGATGTCATAGCACTAATGTCACTCATGAAGACATCCAGAAACACTATGAAATATCTACATGAATAAGAAACGTAAAATGTGTAAACATAAAACACTTGTTGGAGTACATGCATATGTAAAGTAAAACATGCATATGTAAAGTAAAACATGCATATGTAAAGTAAAACATGCATATGTATAGTAAAACATGTATAGGTGTAAAGTATGTCTTGAATCATCGACAACAGGCCTTATACTGTATAAAGGTAAACACGGTTATATGGATTAGTGTTTATAAGAATTCTAAAGCAGGCATTCAAATAAAAATGTTTCCAATTACAAAACCTTCCCACAATTCAAATTTGGACCTAAGGACTGCTAACCAAAGTTCCAACGAAAGGACAAGACATACCTACATGCTGGTGGCAGTCCTAACGCCTCTGACCACAGAACATTGGCCTTATTTTTCTTTCCCTACGGTTCTACATGTTGAATCGACACCGCTCGttgacacccagcaggtgatctacTGCGCACGGCCAACATTCGTGTTGGTCTGTCTTGTCCTTTAAGGATAAGATGCACTATAGGGTGATGCTATGTCAAACTGTGACGTTTTCATACGGTAACCCTATATGCTGCTGTTTCATCATGTTTACCTAGTGCTTACAGTAAGGTTGTAAATGCTTCCTGTAGACACAGTGGATGTAACTCATTATCCATTATGCATTATTTGATCTACAATAGGTATTTGTGGTCCTGAAAACATTGTCCTGTCAGCCTGCATGCTTCCCCAAACCTGCAGTTCTCAGACAGAACCTTTATTTGAAGATGGCTGCTGTAGTACCTTACTATCTTTTTAAAAAACGGGGGAAAAAACGAGTCAGCATTGTCTGGGTTCATGGACTGTTACTCAAAGTCATTCCCGAGGCTGAGCGCATTATGTCCTGCTATTTGCACTTCAGTGTTGATGCTTTGCTCCTGTGTGCTTTGATCAATAcccgcgtgtgtgtctgtgtccaagCGCTGTGTGAATATAAACTCTTTAGCTGGCAAAGCATGTTATCAACTTCTATTTGGTTTTGTACTGGTTCTGTAGTTCCCTCCATGTGGTCACTGTTGTGTTCATTTGGCGAATTAGGACCGGATGGTTTGCGTTTGGGGACTATTGGCTTGCTCTACGTGTCAATGCATCACCAATGCAATGTACCAGTGGCCCAAGATCTTTTTGTATTGTATAATGTATACTGTATAAGGACATGCATAGCACTTCAACTGCTACCATATCTATGAAAGACTCAATTCTGCTTGTTACTGTATTAAATAGCTTATTAACTGCTTAGGCCTTGtcttttatcaaatcaaatgtatttgtcacatacacatggttagcaaatgttaatgcgagtgtagcaaaatgcttgtgcttctagttccgataatgctataataaccaacaagtaatctaacctaacaattccaaaactacaaccttatacacacaagtgtaaagggataaagaatatgtacataaagatatatgaaagagtgatggtacagaactgCATAGgcaggatgcagtagatggtatcgagtacagtatatacatatgagatgagtaatgtagggtatgtaaacaaagtggcatagtttaaagtggctagtgatacatgtattacataaagatgcagtagatgatatagagtacagtatatacatatacatatgagatgagatgagtaatgtagggtatgtaaacattatattaagtagcattgtttaaagtggctagggatataatttccatcaatttccatcaattcccattattaaagtggcgttgagtcagtgtgttggcagcagccactcaatgttagtggtggctgtttaacagtctgatggccttgagatagaagctgtttttcagtctctcggtccctgctttgatgcacctgtactgacctcgccttctggatgatagcgggatgaacaggcagtggctcgggtggttgttgtccatgatgatcttaatggccttcctgtgacatcgggtggtgtaggtgtcctggagggcaggtagtttgccccggtgattcgttgtgcagacctcactaccctctggagagccatacggttgtgggcggagcagttgccgtaccaggcggtgatacagcccgacaggatgctctcgattgtgcatctgtagaagtttgtgagtgcttttggtgacaagccgaatttcttcagcctcctgaggttgaagaggcactgctgcgccttcttcacaacgctgtctgtgtgggtggaccaattcagtttgtctgtgatatgtacgccgaggaacttaaaacttactaccctctccactactgtcccatcgatgtggataggggggtgctccctctgctgtttcctgaattccacaatcatctccttagttttgttgacattgagtgtgaggttattttcctcacaccacactccgagggccctcacctcctccctgtaggccgtctcgtcgttgttggtaatcaagcctaccactgtagtgtcatccgcaaacttgatgattgagttggaggtgtgcatggccacgcagtcatgggtgaacagggagtacaggagagggctcagaacgcacccttgtggggccccagtgttgaggatcagcggggtagagatgttgttacctaccctcaccacctgggggcggcccgtcaggaagttcagtacccagttgcacagggcggggtcgagatccagggtctcgagcttgatgacgagtttggagggtaccatggtgttaaatgctgagctgtagtcgatgaacagcattctcacataggtattcctcttgtcca
This window of the Oncorhynchus keta strain PuntledgeMale-10-30-2019 chromosome 4, Oket_V2, whole genome shotgun sequence genome carries:
- the LOC118372515 gene encoding protein FAM110B-like produces the protein MPTEMLQSEGVGKDVTLPAATAGPAQPGAVPLRILNKGPEYFRRQAAEQHQPHRMSAVERLEADKAKYVKSQEVINAKQEPVTAALLLPSPPGPPGGPAYGPKRAGSSPALKASNKNNGKSDVGQAKRANLNLEILRNLLNSSESCMAGQGNGERSWAPQRSRSSELHRRSFAESLRVFPTQGANLNLSASLLQERPVEGLLHLSLSSSDLRLPLRVKPGISGGSGPPPPSKPHASVPRRPSLNRSKSDLSERYARAGADVERFFNYCGLDPGELEGLGVVESFARANSDLLSLNFRSASMISSDCERSLHSNDNLTDDADSAERVPYGISAVERNARVIKWLYSIKHARESQKVSHV